The Kineothrix sp. MB12-C1 genome includes a window with the following:
- a CDS encoding RrF2 family transcriptional regulator: MKISTKGRYAVRVMIDLALNNTGEYVKVKQIAERQGISEKYLEQIIAVLNKAGYVKSARGAQGGYRIAGDPGNYTIGMILRLTEGSLCPVACLEDEVNECERCDTCETLSVWKELNDAIDKVVDGVTIADLVERQMIREDAIDYSI; this comes from the coding sequence ATGATAGATCTGGCCTTGAACAATACGGGAGAATATGTGAAGGTAAAGCAGATAGCAGAAAGGCAGGGCATATCTGAAAAGTACCTGGAGCAGATTATCGCGGTTCTAAATAAAGCGGGTTATGTGAAAAGTGCCAGAGGAGCGCAGGGCGGATATCGTATTGCGGGGGATCCCGGAAACTACACGATAGGAATGATACTTCGCCTTACAGAAGGAAGTCTCTGTCCGGTGGCTTGTCTGGAGGATGAAGTGAATGAATGTGAACGTTGTGATACTTGTGAAACATTAAGCGTATGGAAAGAATTAAATGATGCCATCGATAAAGTGGTGGATGGAGTTACCATTGCAGACCTTGTGGAACGTCAGATGATTCGGGAGGATGCTATCGACTATTCCATCTAA
- the ptsP gene encoding phosphoenolpyruvate--protein phosphotransferase: MITFVGKPVFSGIAIGRIAILKKDNQSVKRTHVEDTGKELERLNVAKKKTIEQLKELYDKAVLEVGESGAMIFEVHQMMVEDEDYQSSIINMIKAQDINAEYAVASTGDNFAQMFASMDDDYMKARAADVKDISERLISALQGKAGASLDADEPVIVVAEDLAPSETVQLDKSKVLAFVTRFGSSNSHTAILARTMNIPALISVDYPADVNGKMAVVDGFSGKIIVDPEEAVLKEYEDKLRRELEKKQLLLELKGKENVTKSGKKINIYANIGNVSDVASALQNDACGIGLFRSEFLYLEKDTFPTEEEQFQVYKTVAENMAGKKVIIRTLDIGADKQVDYFGLEHEENPAMGYRAIRICLDQPDIFRTQLRALFRASVFGTISIMYPMIISVSEVKQIKAIVQEVKEELTREGIPFAEVEQGIMIETPAAAIISDLLAKEVDFFSIGTNDLTQYTLAIDRQNAKLDPIYDSHHEALLRLIKMVVDNAHKEGIWAGICGELGADTTLTEEFVNMGVDELSVTPTFVLPVRKVVRDME; encoded by the coding sequence ATGATAACATTCGTAGGAAAGCCTGTTTTTTCAGGAATTGCAATTGGGAGGATTGCTATTCTTAAAAAGGACAATCAGAGTGTAAAAAGAACGCATGTAGAGGATACAGGCAAGGAACTTGAGCGCCTGAATGTCGCTAAGAAGAAGACGATTGAACAATTGAAGGAATTATATGATAAGGCTGTATTGGAGGTTGGAGAATCAGGAGCAATGATCTTCGAAGTACATCAGATGATGGTGGAGGATGAGGATTATCAAAGTTCCATCATCAATATGATTAAAGCACAGGATATCAATGCGGAATATGCAGTAGCATCTACAGGAGATAACTTCGCCCAGATGTTCGCGTCCATGGATGATGATTACATGAAAGCGAGAGCAGCGGATGTAAAGGATATCTCTGAACGGTTAATCAGCGCACTGCAGGGCAAAGCCGGTGCTTCCCTGGATGCAGATGAGCCGGTGATTGTGGTAGCGGAAGATTTGGCTCCGAGTGAGACGGTGCAGTTGGATAAGAGTAAAGTGCTGGCCTTTGTGACCAGATTCGGTTCCTCGAACTCCCATACGGCAATTTTAGCCAGAACCATGAATATTCCCGCGTTGATCAGTGTAGATTATCCCGCAGATGTCAATGGTAAAATGGCAGTTGTGGATGGATTTTCCGGTAAAATAATTGTGGACCCGGAGGAAGCTGTATTAAAGGAATATGAAGACAAGCTTCGTCGGGAGCTTGAGAAAAAGCAGCTTCTCTTAGAATTAAAAGGAAAAGAGAACGTTACGAAGAGCGGGAAGAAAATTAATATTTACGCTAATATCGGGAATGTATCCGATGTGGCGAGTGCTCTGCAGAACGATGCCTGTGGAATTGGGCTGTTTCGCAGTGAGTTCCTTTACCTGGAGAAGGATACATTCCCTACGGAAGAGGAACAGTTCCAAGTGTATAAAACAGTAGCTGAGAATATGGCGGGTAAGAAGGTAATTATCCGTACGCTTGATATTGGTGCTGACAAGCAGGTGGATTATTTTGGTTTAGAACATGAAGAAAATCCTGCGATGGGATACCGGGCTATCCGTATTTGCCTGGATCAGCCGGATATCTTCAGAACACAGCTTCGTGCGTTATTCCGCGCCAGCGTATTTGGAACGATTTCTATTATGTATCCGATGATTATTTCAGTGAGCGAAGTGAAACAAATTAAAGCGATCGTACAAGAAGTGAAGGAAGAACTTACAAGAGAGGGTATTCCTTTTGCTGAAGTTGAACAGGGAATTATGATAGAAACACCTGCAGCGGCTATTATTAGTGATTTGTTGGCAAAAGAAGTGGACTTCTTCAGCATCGGTACGAACGATTTGACACAATATACCCTTGCCATAGATAGGCAGAATGCAAAGCTGGATCCTATTTATGACTCCCATCATGAAGCACTTTTACGATTGATTAAGATGGTAGTGGATAATGCTCATAAGGAAGGCATTTGGGCAGGAATTTGCGGAGAGTTAGGGGCTGATACAACTCTTACGGAAGAGTTTGTGAATATGGGAGTAGATGAACTTTCGGTAACTCCCACCTTTGTATTACCGGTTAGAAAAGTAGTAAGAGATATGGAGTAA
- a CDS encoding MATE family efflux transporter, whose product MEKSSTKDMTSGSPMKLILGFSIPLLFGFLFQQLYNIVNMVIVGRFLGVNALAGVGSTGSVNFLIIGFCMGVCNGFAIPLAHKFGAKDFAGMRRFIANSVWLSALFAVAMTALTAIFCRPLLILMKTPENIFADAYIYIFIIFLGIPATYLYNLLSGIIRAMGDSKTPLVFLTISSVLNIVLDLIFILVFGMGVAGAAIGTVVSQTVSGIMCLLFIRRFPMLRIEKEEWKIDLHHMVTLCNMGIPMGLQYSITAIGSVILQSAVNSLGSGVVATVTAASRVSLFFCCPFDALGAGMATYSGQNVGARKLDRLSAGVKASSVLGIIYSILAFFFLFFFGGHLSALFLDAGETHLLADARLFLIISSAFYIPLVFVNILRFTIQGMGFSTFAILAGVCEMAARTLAGILLVPAFGFVAACFAGPLAWIFADVFLFPAYIHVKKKLERMINSEQITS is encoded by the coding sequence ATGGAAAAGAGTTCAACAAAGGATATGACAAGCGGTTCTCCGATGAAGTTGATATTAGGTTTCTCCATTCCGCTTTTATTCGGATTTTTATTTCAGCAGCTTTACAATATTGTTAATATGGTTATTGTAGGAAGGTTTCTCGGTGTGAATGCCCTGGCAGGGGTAGGAAGTACGGGCTCTGTTAACTTTCTGATTATCGGTTTTTGCATGGGCGTCTGTAACGGATTCGCAATTCCGTTGGCTCATAAGTTCGGTGCGAAGGATTTCGCCGGTATGCGTCGGTTTATCGCCAATAGCGTCTGGCTGTCAGCGTTGTTCGCGGTAGCTATGACAGCGTTGACCGCCATTTTCTGTCGTCCCCTTCTTATTCTTATGAAGACGCCGGAAAATATTTTTGCGGATGCTTATATTTATATTTTTATTATTTTCTTAGGGATTCCGGCCACTTATCTTTACAATCTGTTGTCCGGAATTATCCGTGCTATGGGGGACTCTAAGACACCTCTAGTTTTCCTTACGATATCCTCTGTATTAAATATTGTTTTGGATCTGATATTTATTCTGGTATTCGGTATGGGAGTTGCAGGAGCGGCAATAGGAACAGTTGTATCTCAGACAGTATCTGGGATTATGTGCCTGCTCTTTATTAGAAGGTTCCCGATGTTGAGAATCGAGAAGGAAGAGTGGAAAATAGACTTACATCATATGGTGACGCTGTGCAATATGGGAATCCCTATGGGGCTTCAATATTCTATTACGGCAATTGGAAGCGTTATCCTTCAGTCAGCAGTTAACAGCCTTGGTTCAGGTGTGGTAGCAACGGTTACTGCTGCCAGCAGAGTAAGCCTCTTCTTTTGCTGCCCTTTTGACGCTCTCGGTGCAGGAATGGCAACTTACAGCGGGCAGAATGTAGGAGCCAGGAAGTTAGATCGTCTCAGTGCAGGAGTGAAGGCTAGCTCTGTACTCGGAATTATTTATTCCATCCTCGCATTCTTTTTCCTGTTTTTCTTCGGTGGGCATCTATCAGCCTTATTCCTCGATGCAGGGGAGACACATTTGCTTGCGGATGCGAGATTATTTTTAATAATAAGCAGCGCGTTCTATATACCTTTAGTCTTTGTAAATATTCTACGTTTTACGATTCAGGGGATGGGATTTAGTACATTTGCCATTCTTGCCGGCGTGTGTGAGATGGCAGCAAGAACCTTAGCGGGAATCCTACTCGTTCCCGCCTTTGGCTTCGTGGCTGCGTGCTTTGCCGGTCCGTTAGCTTGGATATTTGCAGATGTCTTTTTGTTTCCTGCCTATATCCATGTGAAGAAGAAGCTGGAACGGATGATAAATAGTGAACAGATTACTTCATAA
- a CDS encoding MFS transporter, with product MTSILLVIIYVAFISLGLPDALLGSAWPAIYKEFGVSISYAGIISMIIAGGTIISSLLSDKMIRRFGTGTVTLISVAMTAIALFGFSFSSSFWHLCLWGIPYGLGAGSVDAALNNFVALHYKSRHMSWLHCFWGVGATAGPYVMGLCLTNGLQWNSGYTVIGIVQSVLVILLIASLPLWKNGKKPEEMQVHEPKALSLTDTIKLPGAKAILVAFFCYCALESTTGLWASSYMVLHKGIGTQTAAKWASLFYLGITIGRFVCGFITDRLGDRNMVRLGQAIAGIGTLLLLLPLGTSMTLVGLILIGLGCAPIYPSLLHETPDNFGADKSQAIMGMQMACAYVGSTLIPPLFGLIAQHITIRLYPIYLIIFVVLMFLMVERMNKVHDKNL from the coding sequence ATGACATCTATTTTATTAGTAATTATCTATGTAGCATTCATCAGTCTGGGGTTACCGGATGCCTTATTAGGCTCAGCCTGGCCAGCCATATACAAAGAATTCGGAGTATCCATATCCTATGCCGGAATCATTAGTATGATTATCGCAGGAGGCACTATTATCTCCAGCCTTCTGAGCGATAAAATGATTCGACGCTTCGGTACCGGAACAGTAACCCTTATCAGCGTCGCTATGACAGCAATCGCATTATTTGGTTTCTCTTTCTCCAGTTCCTTCTGGCACTTATGCCTCTGGGGTATCCCTTATGGGCTCGGAGCAGGAAGCGTCGATGCTGCCCTTAACAATTTCGTTGCGCTTCACTATAAATCCCGCCATATGAGCTGGCTTCACTGCTTCTGGGGTGTAGGAGCCACCGCCGGTCCTTATGTGATGGGACTTTGTCTTACTAACGGTTTACAATGGAATTCCGGTTATACGGTAATCGGTATCGTGCAATCCGTACTCGTTATCCTTTTAATCGCCTCATTGCCCCTATGGAAAAATGGAAAAAAGCCAGAAGAGATGCAGGTACATGAACCTAAAGCACTCAGTCTGACCGATACAATAAAACTTCCCGGAGCAAAAGCCATTCTTGTGGCTTTCTTCTGCTACTGTGCTCTGGAATCAACTACCGGATTATGGGCCAGCAGCTATATGGTACTCCATAAAGGTATCGGTACACAGACTGCTGCTAAATGGGCTTCTCTTTTCTACTTGGGAATTACAATAGGAAGATTTGTCTGCGGATTTATTACGGATCGTCTGGGGGATCGGAACATGGTACGCCTCGGACAGGCTATTGCAGGAATTGGTACCCTTCTTCTGCTTCTTCCTCTCGGCACTTCTATGACCCTTGTCGGACTAATCCTTATCGGACTTGGCTGTGCCCCCATTTATCCGAGCCTCCTGCATGAGACTCCTGATAACTTCGGAGCTGACAAGTCGCAGGCTATTATGGGCATGCAGATGGCCTGTGCTTATGTGGGCAGTACCCTTATCCCACCTTTATTCGGCTTAATCGCACAACATATCACCATCCGCCTGTACCCAATATACTTAATCATCTTCGTTGTACTTATGTTCTTAATGGTTGAAAGGATGAATAAAGTCCATGATAAAAATTTATGA
- a CDS encoding AraC family transcriptional regulator: MALQQCMLNLDSTGRELSPHGTIDFPCAAYSHHCISPWDEIPWHYHEEIEIIYIAEGTMKVQIPGKAFKVREGEAAFINSGILHRAVADPRCEYRSLVFSDMLITGSKNSIFAQKYIEPILHYSHLDGSQLVKEGNWQEELIEHVTEAFGAMAKGEFGYEFRVRERLSMFCALLYRRYEEEINRNNPETNQDAIRIRKMLDFIHEHYAENLQLGQIAQTADIGERECLRCFQRVIQVSPIQYLLKYRVRQGASMLQYSSHLGIAEISILCGFDSPSNFSKVFKRFFSCTPKEYRSNMVEEK, encoded by the coding sequence ATGGCTCTTCAACAATGTATGCTTAATTTGGATAGTACCGGAAGGGAGCTAAGCCCTCATGGAACGATAGATTTCCCTTGTGCGGCTTACTCCCATCATTGCATAAGCCCGTGGGATGAAATCCCCTGGCACTATCATGAAGAAATCGAGATTATTTATATTGCAGAAGGAACAATGAAGGTTCAGATTCCGGGGAAGGCTTTTAAGGTGAGGGAAGGAGAGGCGGCTTTTATCAATTCCGGTATATTACACCGTGCGGTGGCTGATCCCAGATGTGAATACCGATCTCTCGTTTTTTCAGATATGCTCATTACGGGAAGTAAGAACTCTATATTTGCTCAAAAATATATAGAACCTATTCTCCATTATTCTCATCTGGACGGCAGTCAACTTGTGAAAGAGGGGAATTGGCAGGAAGAACTTATTGAACACGTTACGGAAGCATTTGGGGCGATGGCGAAGGGGGAATTCGGCTATGAATTCCGGGTAAGAGAGAGATTATCCATGTTCTGTGCTTTACTTTATAGACGATACGAAGAGGAAATTAACAGAAACAATCCTGAAACGAATCAGGATGCAATCCGCATCCGCAAGATGTTAGATTTCATCCATGAACATTATGCAGAGAACTTGCAGCTCGGCCAGATTGCGCAGACAGCGGATATTGGAGAACGGGAGTGTCTGCGGTGTTTTCAACGAGTGATACAAGTTTCGCCTATACAGTATTTATTAAAATACAGAGTGAGGCAGGGAGCATCCATGTTACAGTATTCTTCTCATCTTGGGATTGCAGAGATTTCCATATTGTGTGGGTTTGACAGCCCGAGTAATTTTTCCAAGGTATTTAAGCGTTTTTTCTCATGTACACCTAAGGAGTATCGAAGTAATATGGTAGAAGAAAAATAA
- a CDS encoding sodium ion-translocating decarboxylase subunit beta, with translation MSFIIEGIMSVTWQQIVMYGIGILLIWLAIKKEYEPSLLLPMGFGAILVNLPASGVINQVLDGVGETHGIIQWLFEVGIEASEALPILLFIGIGAMIDFGPLLSKPVMFLFGAAAQFGIFAAILLATLFGFDLKDAASIGIIGAADGPTSILVSQILRSQYIGAIAVAAYSYMALVPIVQPFAIKLVTTKKERCIRMDYRPSQVSKSMRIAFPIIVTFIVGFIAPSSVSLVGFLMFGNLLRECGVLGTMSDTAQTSLANLITLLLGITISFSMQADAFVNWKTLMVMLIGLFAFVFDTIGGVLFAKFINLFLRSKINPMVGAAGISAFPMSSRVVQKMAMKEDPGNVLIMQAAGANVSGQIASVIAGGLVINLVTNYLK, from the coding sequence ATGAGTTTTATTATTGAAGGTATTATGTCTGTCACATGGCAGCAAATCGTGATGTACGGTATTGGCATCCTGCTGATCTGGCTCGCTATTAAGAAGGAATATGAGCCATCTCTGCTATTGCCGATGGGCTTCGGTGCCATCCTTGTCAACCTGCCCGCCTCCGGCGTAATTAATCAGGTATTGGACGGTGTAGGAGAAACACACGGAATTATCCAATGGTTGTTCGAGGTCGGAATCGAGGCTTCTGAAGCTCTTCCAATCCTTCTCTTTATCGGTATTGGCGCTATGATTGACTTCGGCCCTCTTCTTTCCAAACCGGTTATGTTCTTATTCGGTGCTGCTGCACAGTTCGGTATCTTCGCCGCAATTTTATTAGCAACCTTATTCGGCTTCGATTTAAAAGATGCAGCTTCCATCGGTATTATCGGTGCGGCTGACGGCCCGACTTCCATCTTAGTATCACAGATACTTCGCTCCCAATATATCGGAGCGATTGCGGTAGCCGCTTACTCCTATATGGCACTTGTACCTATCGTACAGCCTTTCGCTATCAAACTTGTTACAACGAAGAAGGAGCGTTGTATTCGTATGGATTACAGACCTTCTCAGGTATCCAAATCCATGCGTATCGCCTTCCCTATTATCGTTACATTTATCGTCGGCTTTATTGCACCTTCTTCCGTTTCGCTCGTTGGTTTCTTAATGTTCGGTAACCTCCTTCGCGAATGCGGTGTGCTCGGAACTATGTCTGATACGGCTCAGACCTCACTTGCTAACTTAATTACGCTCTTACTCGGCATTACCATCTCCTTTAGCATGCAGGCAGATGCATTCGTTAACTGGAAGACCCTGATGGTTATGTTAATCGGTCTCTTCGCATTCGTATTCGATACGATCGGCGGTGTACTCTTTGCCAAATTCATCAACCTCTTTTTGCGCAGCAAGATCAATCCTATGGTTGGTGCAGCAGGTATTTCGGCATTCCCGATGTCCTCTCGTGTCGTACAGAAGATGGCTATGAAGGAAGACCCGGGCAACGTTCTTATCATGCAGGCAGCAGGTGCTAACGTATCCGGACAGATTGCTTCTGTTATCGCCGGAGGTCTCGTTATTAACCTCGTAACCAACTATCTGAAATAA
- a CDS encoding hemolysin family protein: MDSDPVARTIISQLLFLVFLTLVNAFFAGAEMAVVSVNKNKIKRLASAGNKKAALILHLSENSTSFLSTIQVAITFAGFFSSASAATGISQVLAGRMAEMAIPYSGTLAVVIVTLILSYFTLVFGELVPKRVALQKAEGFSLFCVTPIYYVSIVMSPFIKLLSLSTNGFLHLIGMSSASLEEEVSEEEIKSLLETGQETGVFNDIEKEMITSIFSFDDKKAKEVMTPRQDMVAIDISKFRDEYLDTILQSKRSRIPVYDKNMDTIIGILSVKDFMIKAKEQSFTNVNIRELLQKPYFVPENQKIDKLFQEMQKSKIHMAVLVDEYGGVSGLVTLEDLIEEIVGDIWEEYEEADTGIVELSSDTYHIPGNTLLYDLNEELHLHIVSNCDTLSGYLIELLGYIPEEMHLPLTIKTPEAIFSVTQLKDRVITSATAEIINKQKENES, translated from the coding sequence ATGGACAGTGACCCTGTCGCCCGAACAATTATTTCTCAGCTTCTATTTCTCGTCTTTCTAACCTTGGTGAATGCGTTTTTCGCCGGAGCGGAAATGGCGGTGGTCTCCGTAAACAAGAATAAGATTAAGCGTCTGGCATCTGCCGGTAATAAAAAGGCTGCCTTAATTCTTCATCTTTCCGAGAATTCCACCAGCTTTCTCTCCACCATCCAGGTAGCGATTACGTTCGCAGGATTCTTTTCCAGTGCATCTGCTGCAACCGGTATTTCACAGGTACTTGCCGGCAGAATGGCTGAAATGGCAATTCCTTATAGCGGGACGCTTGCTGTGGTAATTGTTACACTTATCTTGTCCTATTTTACATTAGTTTTCGGCGAATTGGTTCCTAAGAGAGTCGCCCTGCAGAAAGCAGAAGGTTTTAGTCTCTTTTGTGTAACCCCCATCTACTATGTATCTATCGTTATGTCACCTTTTATCAAGCTCCTATCTCTCTCCACCAACGGGTTTCTTCACCTGATTGGCATGAGCTCCGCCTCTCTCGAAGAGGAAGTATCCGAAGAAGAGATTAAATCCTTGCTTGAAACGGGTCAGGAAACCGGTGTTTTCAACGATATTGAGAAGGAAATGATTACTTCTATCTTCTCCTTTGATGATAAAAAGGCGAAGGAGGTAATGACGCCGAGACAAGATATGGTCGCTATCGATATTTCTAAATTCCGAGACGAATATCTGGATACTATTTTACAAAGTAAGCGTTCCAGAATTCCTGTTTACGATAAAAATATGGATACTATCATCGGAATACTCTCAGTAAAAGACTTTATGATTAAAGCAAAGGAACAGTCTTTTACTAATGTCAATATAAGGGAGCTGTTGCAGAAACCTTATTTTGTCCCTGAAAATCAAAAGATAGACAAGCTTTTTCAGGAAATGCAGAAAAGTAAGATACACATGGCCGTTTTAGTCGATGAATACGGAGGAGTATCAGGTCTTGTCACCTTAGAGGATCTGATTGAGGAAATTGTAGGAGATATCTGGGAAGAGTACGAAGAAGCCGATACCGGAATCGTGGAGCTTTCTTCCGATACTTATCATATCCCCGGCAATACACTTCTATATGACTTAAACGAGGAACTCCACCTTCACATTGTAAGTAACTGTGATACGTTATCCGGTTATCTGATTGAATTACTGGGCTATATTCCTGAGGAGATGCATCTCCCCCTTACCATCAAGACGCCGGAAGCCATTTTCAGCGTTACACAGTTAAAAGACCGCGTCATTACTTCTGCTACGGCAGAAATAATAAATAAACAAAAGGAGAACGAATCATGA
- a CDS encoding methyl-accepting chemotaxis protein: MTREQYARIDRKVLIFIIFILIFSAISMLREVTGENIRPATYIGLITPALMLIISIVGFFIFNGRRICGSILTGCGALTFLVLMCVSSAEMSYVYAFPIMTASMMYLKKRFAAVGSVFIIVGNVIFTVREMSLGTIKLDSALVRWGISILACVIAYVAMNLIEKFNEEKVESIQEGARQQQTSSGKMVLVAENIGKDFERANEMLILLQESVDANSATMSDIAESTESTAHAIQEQALMCTNIQESAHKAGEETAKIIEVSITASENVADGVEFVNRLMQQASGVEESSKMTVDATTRLTERVDEVRNIVGDIMNISAQTNLLALNASIEAARAGEAGRGFAVVAEEIRQLSDQTKGATERIGGIISDLIENAKEAAENLNHSVDVIDEQAKMIDVTKEKFETINDEVMELAGSIASLEETIDNIMQATGVISENISQLSATGEEVAAASEEGVKSAESSVEQMAECRKILGSIHELAQGLKEV; the protein is encoded by the coding sequence ATGACAAGGGAACAATACGCACGAATCGATAGGAAGGTCTTGATTTTTATTATATTCATATTGATATTCAGCGCTATTTCAATGCTCAGGGAGGTAACAGGGGAGAACATACGACCAGCAACGTATATAGGATTGATAACCCCTGCTCTAATGCTTATTATCAGTATTGTGGGCTTTTTTATTTTTAATGGACGAAGAATATGCGGGTCTATATTAACGGGCTGCGGGGCTCTTACTTTTTTGGTGCTTATGTGCGTAAGCAGTGCGGAAATGTCCTATGTATATGCATTTCCGATTATGACAGCTTCCATGATGTATTTGAAGAAGCGCTTTGCGGCTGTTGGCAGTGTTTTTATTATTGTAGGTAATGTGATTTTTACGGTTAGGGAGATGTCACTTGGTACAATTAAGCTCGATTCCGCCTTGGTTCGATGGGGAATATCGATTCTTGCATGTGTGATCGCTTATGTAGCGATGAATCTCATAGAGAAGTTTAACGAAGAGAAAGTAGAAAGCATCCAGGAAGGGGCGAGACAGCAGCAGACTTCTTCCGGGAAGATGGTTCTGGTTGCGGAGAACATAGGAAAAGACTTTGAGAGAGCGAATGAGATGCTGATCCTTTTACAGGAGAGTGTAGATGCTAATAGTGCCACGATGTCAGATATTGCAGAAAGTACGGAAAGCACAGCTCATGCGATTCAAGAGCAGGCACTGATGTGTACGAACATTCAGGAAAGTGCTCATAAGGCAGGAGAGGAAACCGCTAAGATTATAGAGGTATCCATTACAGCATCTGAAAATGTAGCGGATGGAGTAGAATTTGTAAATCGTTTGATGCAGCAGGCGAGCGGTGTGGAAGAGTCCAGTAAAATGACGGTGGATGCCACCACCAGGCTGACGGAACGAGTGGATGAAGTTAGGAATATAGTAGGAGATATTATGAATATTTCTGCACAGACGAATCTGCTTGCCCTGAATGCTTCTATTGAAGCTGCCAGAGCAGGAGAGGCCGGCAGAGGATTTGCAGTGGTTGCCGAGGAAATCAGACAGCTCTCCGACCAGACGAAGGGGGCGACGGAACGAATTGGAGGAATTATTTCCGATTTAATTGAGAATGCTAAGGAGGCCGCAGAGAATCTGAACCATTCGGTAGATGTAATTGACGAACAGGCTAAGATGATCGATGTTACGAAGGAGAAATTCGAAACGATCAATGATGAGGTCATGGAACTTGCGGGCAGTATCGCAAGTTTGGAAGAGACAATAGATAATATTATGCAGGCGACCGGAGTGATATCGGAGAATATCTCTCAATTGTCAGCGACTGGTGAAGAGGTGGCCGCGGCTTCGGAAGAAGGCGTGAAATCTGCAGAAAGTTCAGTGGAGCAAATGGCAGAATGCAGAAAGATACTCGGTTCCATCCACGAGCTGGCACAGGGATTGAAAGAAGTATAA
- the pepT gene encoding peptidase T — MSKVIENFMEYVKIDTESQDGSISTPSTAKQYDLANVLVRQLEEMGAEEIVLDKEHCYVYASVPASKGCENAPVIGFIAHMDTSPAVTGRNVNPRIVENYDGNDIVLNVQENVVMKTRDFPEMLSYIGKSLIVTDGTTLLGADDKAGIAEIMAMAEYLLTHPEIIHGKIRIGFTPDEEIGAGADYFDVKLFGADYAYTVDGGRLGELEYENFNAAGAKVAIRGRSVHPGDAKNKMKNALLLAQEFQSMLPVWENPMYTEEYEGFYHLDALHGTVEEATAEYIIRDHDREKFEQKKELFLSIGSFLNEKYGEGTFTIDLKDSYYNMREIIEKDMHLVDNAKAVMEELGVLPIVIPIRGGTDGARLSYMGLPCPNICTGGHNFHGRYEYICVESMEKIVELLVRITEKYAKKCV, encoded by the coding sequence ATGTCGAAAGTAATAGAGAATTTCATGGAATATGTGAAGATAGATACGGAATCGCAGGATGGGAGTATATCTACTCCAAGTACGGCGAAGCAGTATGACTTGGCCAATGTTCTGGTGAGGCAGTTAGAGGAGATGGGGGCGGAGGAAATTGTTCTGGATAAGGAACATTGTTACGTGTATGCTTCCGTTCCGGCATCCAAGGGGTGTGAAAATGCACCCGTTATCGGTTTTATTGCTCATATGGATACTTCTCCGGCCGTTACAGGCAGGAATGTGAATCCCCGTATTGTGGAAAATTATGATGGAAATGATATTGTATTAAATGTTCAGGAAAATGTCGTGATGAAGACCAGGGACTTCCCGGAGATGCTTTCTTATATAGGGAAAAGCTTAATCGTAACAGATGGTACTACATTGCTCGGTGCGGATGACAAAGCAGGAATTGCTGAAATTATGGCGATGGCGGAATATCTTCTGACACATCCTGAGATTATTCATGGCAAAATAAGAATTGGATTTACTCCGGATGAGGAAATAGGAGCGGGTGCTGATTATTTCGATGTCAAGCTGTTCGGTGCGGATTATGCCTATACGGTGGACGGCGGCAGGCTGGGTGAACTGGAGTATGAGAATTTCAACGCGGCAGGAGCGAAGGTTGCGATTCGAGGTCGCAGCGTGCATCCCGGAGATGCAAAGAATAAGATGAAAAATGCCTTGCTTCTCGCTCAGGAGTTCCAATCGATGCTCCCGGTATGGGAAAATCCGATGTATACGGAGGAGTATGAGGGATTCTATCATCTGGACGCCTTGCATGGAACGGTGGAAGAAGCGACAGCCGAATATATTATAAGAGACCACGACAGGGAAAAATTTGAACAGAAAAAAGAATTGTTTCTTAGCATAGGAAGTTTCTTAAACGAGAAATATGGTGAGGGAACCTTTACCATTGATCTTAAGGATTCTTATTACAATATGCGTGAGATTATCGAGAAGGATATGCATCTTGTGGATAATGCGAAGGCAGTCATGGAGGAGCTTGGAGTTCTCCCGATCGTGATACCGATTCGAGGAGGAACAGATGGTGCGAGGTTATCCTATATGGGACTTCCTTGTCCGAATATTTGTACGGGAGGACACAATTTCCACGGAAGGTATGAGTATATCTGCGTGGAATCCATGGAGAAGATTGTGGAACTGCTCGTTCGTATTACAGAGAAATATGCTAAGAAGTGCGTTTAG